In bacterium BMS3Abin08, a single window of DNA contains:
- the kinA_1 gene encoding sporulation kinase A, translating to MAKRLSIYIGILGTIIFIITTSVYYFQTRRALLQEMYSQGGLIVDENKKSINNFLNGLRNITSAIYQDGDIKAFLEGDIKKRHIIEERFLGLQQSIPLIQAIRVLNTGGDILIFVRELSNLSGADEYRPICLKGKSFYKKAFKLKKPVMLFSNFERGQLPDTEKFCPAMIRTIIPYFSAGKKIGFLIVNFWGSAIDTAITNIIGDEKAYSFLVELNTVDKERDGIFVFHKKKTYEFANQYGTDYRFSTIYGKNTETYLRNRESGLYKIKGKNDFLIFTTIYPYNNKEQVWKVCTVVSGDYFYRNLYALKKNFLFIMFIAIVMSIITGVAFSRRFVRPFRTIKDALQRYGNGDLDYRFKVKGDYEVNEIAGNIQKMATSLKNYLQELTISRKKLDTMDRLSSLAIISAGLSHELNTPLNSIILLSRMLYEETDEHLREDISTIREQALRCVNILNDLKRISPIWNQNGNVSEINLKDVVLKLKPLFELSDKGVNISYDLRDCLIKGKEIHFEQVVLNLTLNAMDACKSGCKIIISVFSEGNRAVLRVSDNGSGIPEKDIHRIFDPFYTTKSPDRGTGLGLSIVENIVKRYGGIIKVDSPAERGTTIEISFEENGDEGPAY from the coding sequence ATGGCAAAAAGACTCTCAATCTATATAGGGATACTGGGTACTATAATATTTATTATTACCACGAGTGTCTATTATTTCCAGACAAGAAGGGCTCTGCTTCAGGAGATGTACTCACAGGGGGGGTTGATAGTTGACGAGAACAAGAAATCAATTAATAACTTCCTCAACGGCTTAAGAAATATTACTTCAGCCATATACCAGGACGGGGACATAAAGGCGTTCCTTGAGGGTGATATCAAGAAACGGCATATTATCGAAGAACGATTTCTCGGTCTCCAGCAGTCTATTCCCCTTATCCAGGCAATCCGGGTGTTAAACACCGGGGGGGACATCCTTATCTTTGTGAGAGAGCTCAGCAACCTCAGTGGCGCAGATGAATACCGTCCAATCTGTCTGAAAGGAAAGAGCTTTTATAAAAAGGCATTCAAGCTCAAAAAGCCGGTTATGCTCTTTTCAAACTTTGAGCGGGGACAACTGCCTGATACCGAGAAGTTTTGCCCCGCGATGATAAGAACGATCATCCCCTATTTTTCCGCCGGCAAAAAGATCGGCTTTCTGATTGTGAACTTCTGGGGCAGTGCTATAGATACAGCTATTACAAATATCATCGGCGACGAAAAGGCATACTCTTTTCTGGTGGAGCTCAATACTGTGGATAAGGAACGGGACGGCATATTTGTTTTCCATAAAAAAAAGACATATGAGTTTGCCAACCAGTACGGTACCGACTACAGGTTCTCCACTATCTATGGTAAAAATACGGAAACCTACCTGCGCAACAGAGAGAGCGGCCTGTACAAGATAAAGGGCAAGAATGATTTCCTGATATTTACTACCATATACCCCTACAACAACAAGGAACAGGTATGGAAGGTCTGTACGGTTGTAAGTGGTGACTATTTTTACCGTAACCTCTATGCCCTCAAGAAGAACTTCCTGTTTATAATGTTCATTGCGATCGTGATGAGTATTATTACAGGCGTGGCATTTTCAAGGAGGTTTGTCAGACCTTTCAGGACAATAAAGGATGCCCTCCAGAGGTATGGCAATGGCGACCTGGACTACAGGTTCAAGGTAAAGGGCGATTATGAGGTAAATGAGATAGCCGGGAATATACAGAAGATGGCCACCTCATTAAAGAATTATTTACAGGAGCTGACAATATCGAGAAAGAAACTCGATACCATGGACAGGCTATCTTCGTTGGCGATTATATCGGCCGGACTTTCACATGAACTCAACACACCCCTGAATTCCATAATACTGCTTTCGAGGATGCTTTACGAGGAGACGGATGAACATCTGAGGGAGGATATCTCCACAATCAGGGAACAGGCGCTGCGGTGTGTCAATATCCTGAATGACCTGAAAAGGATATCCCCTATCTGGAATCAGAACGGTAATGTTTCAGAGATAAACCTCAAGGATGTGGTTCTCAAACTAAAACCCCTCTTTGAACTTTCAGACAAAGGAGTGAATATCTCGTATGACCTCCGGGATTGCCTCATTAAAGGAAAAGAGATACACTTTGAACAGGTGGTATTGAATCTTACGCTAAATGCGATGGATGCATGCAAGAGCGGTTGCAAGATCATCATCAGTGTATTTTCTGAGGGAAACAGGGCAGTTCTAAGGGTATCAGACAATGGATCAGGGATTCCGGAGAAGGATATCCATAGGATATTTGACCCCTTTTATACCACCAAATCTCCAGACAGGGGAACCGGGCTCGGTCTTTCTATCGTAGAAAATATTGTTAAACGATATGGCGGTATTATAAAGGTCGACTCACCGGCTGAACGTGGTACAACAATCGAAATAAGCTTTGAGGAGAACGGGGATGAGGGTCCTGCTTATTGA
- the zraR_3 gene encoding transcriptional regulatory protein ZraR has protein sequence MRVLLIEDDDTLNRVLLRTLRKEFAVDGFTSPVRALEVFEKGFYDVVVSDIKMPDIAGLAVLKRVKNVSPDTEVLLITGFGTVEESVSAIKQGAYDYILKPVDSYLLISKLKKIKELKTLKQYKSIELENLTIICEDPEMRKVLDLAERVAKTDTTVLITGETGTGKEVVSRFIHSCSDRKDNPFISINCSNIQENLFESEIFGFEKGSFTGAERNRRGFIEMSSGGTFFLDEITEMPLQVQSKFLRFMEEKAYYRIGGERKITVDVRIIAATNKDPEEGVRSGAFREDLYYRLNVFGIHIPPLRTRPGDIEALARCFIRKFGRINPRIKDITGEALLNLQNYSFPGNVRELSNLIERAMIIEKGDRITLESLSYLPFKNPESPLRSLDEVIKDHILRALEANSGDKSRAAELLGIDRSTLYRKLKEYGFM, from the coding sequence ATGAGGGTCCTGCTTATTGAGGACGATGATACCCTGAACAGGGTACTTCTGAGGACTTTAAGAAAAGAATTTGCTGTTGACGGTTTTACCTCGCCGGTAAGGGCGCTTGAAGTGTTTGAAAAGGGCTTTTACGACGTGGTTGTCAGCGACATAAAGATGCCCGACATTGCCGGCCTTGCAGTACTTAAAAGGGTCAAGAACGTCTCACCTGATACCGAGGTGCTCCTCATAACCGGCTTTGGTACAGTCGAGGAAAGCGTAAGTGCAATCAAACAGGGGGCATATGACTATATACTGAAACCCGTAGATTCATACCTCCTGATATCAAAGCTCAAGAAAATTAAGGAATTGAAGACACTGAAACAGTATAAATCTATTGAGTTGGAGAACCTTACCATAATATGCGAAGACCCGGAGATGAGGAAGGTCCTCGACCTTGCAGAGAGGGTTGCCAAGACGGACACGACCGTACTGATAACCGGTGAGACAGGGACCGGTAAGGAGGTGGTATCAAGATTCATTCACTCCTGTAGTGACAGGAAAGACAACCCCTTTATAAGTATAAACTGTTCGAACATCCAGGAGAACCTGTTTGAGAGTGAGATATTCGGTTTCGAAAAGGGCTCCTTTACAGGGGCGGAAAGGAACCGGCGTGGATTTATAGAAATGTCATCGGGTGGAACATTCTTCCTCGATGAGATAACCGAGATGCCCTTGCAGGTTCAATCCAAGTTCCTCAGGTTTATGGAGGAGAAGGCCTATTACAGGATTGGAGGTGAGCGGAAGATAACGGTAGATGTTAGAATAATAGCTGCTACAAACAAGGACCCGGAAGAGGGGGTCAGAAGTGGCGCCTTCAGGGAAGACCTCTATTACAGACTGAATGTTTTCGGGATACACATACCGCCCCTCCGAACCAGACCAGGGGATATCGAGGCGCTCGCACGCTGCTTTATAAGAAAATTCGGAAGGATTAATCCCCGCATAAAGGATATAACCGGGGAAGCGCTTTTAAACCTCCAGAACTACTCCTTCCCTGGTAATGTAAGGGAACTTTCCAACCTGATTGAACGGGCGATGATAATCGAGAAAGGAGACCGGATCACCCTTGAAAGCCTGAGTTATCTGCCCTTCAAAAATCCCGAAAGTCCATTGAGAAGCCTTGATGAGGTGATAAAAGACCATATACTGAGGGCGCTTGAAGCAAACAGCGGTGACAAATCCAGGGCGGCGGAGTTACTCGGTATCGACCGGTCCACCCTCTATAGAAAATTGAAGGAATATGGATTCATGTAA
- a CDS encoding DsrE/DsrF-like family protein has protein sequence MKRTVLFLFPLIALLFMLGGAGSALAGGPTHHLIIQVSDDNPRTMKIALNNAMNVVKALGQDNVEVEIVAYGPGLKLLLNKNKAFRDRVQSLQFYGIRFVACKNTMNKMKVTKKDLVSGVTVVQAGVLEIMTKEEQGWSYVRP, from the coding sequence ATGAAAAGAACGGTTTTATTTTTGTTCCCATTGATTGCCCTGTTGTTTATGTTGGGAGGCGCAGGGAGTGCACTGGCTGGAGGGCCAACCCATCATCTCATTATTCAGGTAAGCGATGACAATCCCAGGACAATGAAAATCGCTCTGAACAATGCCATGAATGTCGTTAAAGCACTGGGCCAGGACAATGTAGAGGTTGAAATAGTCGCTTACGGACCCGGGCTCAAACTCCTTCTCAACAAGAATAAGGCATTCAGGGACAGGGTGCAGAGCCTGCAGTTTTACGGGATCCGTTTTGTTGCCTGCAAGAACACCATGAATAAAATGAAGGTTACGAAAAAAGATCTTGTCAGTGGTGTAACCGTTGTCCAGGCAGGAGTGCTGGAGATTATGACCAAGGAGGAACAGGGCTGGTCATATGTAAGGCCGTAA
- a CDS encoding DsrE/DsrF-like family protein, with amino-acid sequence MKAGRLFTGIALVLITVGLLVSPRTGNAAEKIRKAMYHCDFGKAKRVDAMLRNIYNLVNYYTINNIPYDVRVVSNSACVQFMVKDRKGTKFAKKKIPAKVAKSIEERMASLVDGYNLKVEQCAITLQRTNIARSKLKPFVSVIPSGQVRVVELHDKGFAYIKVK; translated from the coding sequence ATGAAGGCAGGAAGGTTATTCACAGGTATTGCATTGGTTTTGATCACTGTGGGTTTGCTGGTCAGCCCCCGTACGGGTAACGCAGCAGAAAAGATTCGGAAGGCGATGTATCACTGTGATTTCGGCAAAGCAAAGAGGGTCGATGCCATGCTCCGCAACATCTACAATCTCGTCAATTACTACACTATCAACAATATCCCTTATGATGTAAGGGTGGTTTCCAACTCAGCCTGTGTCCAGTTTATGGTAAAAGACCGGAAGGGAACAAAGTTTGCAAAAAAGAAGATTCCGGCAAAGGTGGCAAAGTCCATCGAGGAAAGAATGGCGAGTTTAGTTGATGGATACAATCTCAAGGTGGAGCAGTGCGCTATAACCCTTCAGAGAACAAATATAGCCAGGAGCAAATTGAAACCCTTTGTCAGTGTTATACCATCAGGACAGGTAAGGGTGGTTGAGCTGCATGATAAAGGGTTTGCCTATATAAAAGTCAAATAA
- the mlaC gene encoding putative phospholipid-binding protein MlaC precursor: MLKFNVLTLRSRNQRDCSGTRIPVLGSAVYIFLLASILFILCAGPAEAGAPLEQIKGTVDKVLEILRDKSFKKPGMEELRRKKLRETIEARFNFEEIGRRALGLYWRKRTPDERKEFTALFSRIIEKAYIKKIEAYSDEKIVYTDENIDDGYATVRTKIITAVNTEIPIEYRLLSKEGRWEVYDVVIEGVSLVNNYRMQFSSILHSKPYAYLVKVMKAKVAKKD; this comes from the coding sequence ATGTTGAAATTTAATGTCCTGACCCTGCGTAGCAGGAATCAGAGGGATTGTTCAGGTACCCGAATTCCGGTCCTCGGCTCCGCAGTATATATATTTCTTCTTGCAAGCATTCTTTTTATCCTCTGTGCCGGACCTGCAGAGGCCGGTGCCCCTTTAGAGCAGATAAAGGGTACCGTTGACAAGGTGCTGGAGATCCTTAGGGATAAGTCATTTAAAAAACCGGGAATGGAGGAACTCCGGAGAAAGAAACTGAGGGAGACCATCGAGGCGAGATTCAACTTTGAGGAAATAGGCAGAAGGGCGCTTGGTCTCTACTGGAGGAAGAGAACCCCTGATGAGAGAAAGGAGTTTACAGCGCTGTTCAGTAGAATTATCGAGAAGGCATATATAAAGAAGATCGAGGCATACAGTGATGAAAAAATTGTATATACAGACGAGAATATTGACGACGGATATGCAACGGTCAGGACGAAGATCATTACGGCAGTGAATACGGAGATCCCGATTGAGTATCGCCTTTTGAGCAAGGAGGGCAGGTGGGAAGTATATGATGTCGTGATTGAGGGTGTGAGTCTTGTGAATAATTACAGAATGCAGTTCAGCAGCATCCTGCATTCAAAACCATACGCCTATCTCGTAAAAGTCATGAAGGCAAAGGTGGCAAAAAAGGATTGA
- the mlaA gene encoding putative phospholipid-binding lipoprotein MlaA precursor, whose translation MYINKGFFLTVLLLPLLAPVFSPPGVYALNDNDRDAPIEVQPETLPTAEYEGVSDPFEGFNRISFEFNDRFYFWILKPVAQGYSYIFPQDIRVVIRNFFRNLSTPIRMVNALLQGKFSGAATEVARFGINTTAGVLGLDDVAGREFHLESTNEDLGQTLGYYGVDNGFYVVWPFLGPSSLRDTVGFVGDIFLEPLDYIFKIETTASIRAYVLVNDVSLHLGEYEDLKESSIDPYVAVQDAYIQHRRDQIRK comes from the coding sequence ATGTATATTAATAAAGGCTTTTTTTTGACGGTCTTATTACTCCCTCTCCTTGCCCCTGTATTTAGTCCTCCGGGGGTTTACGCCTTGAATGATAATGATAGGGACGCCCCCATTGAAGTTCAGCCTGAAACACTACCCACCGCTGAATATGAGGGTGTTTCCGACCCTTTTGAGGGTTTCAACAGGATTTCTTTTGAATTCAATGACAGGTTTTATTTCTGGATATTGAAGCCTGTTGCCCAGGGGTATTCATATATATTCCCCCAGGACATAAGGGTCGTAATCAGGAATTTTTTCAGAAATCTCAGCACCCCTATACGGATGGTAAATGCACTCCTGCAGGGAAAATTCAGTGGAGCAGCCACAGAGGTTGCGAGGTTTGGTATTAATACAACAGCGGGTGTTCTTGGTCTTGACGATGTTGCCGGGAGGGAGTTTCACTTGGAGAGTACAAATGAGGATCTGGGACAGACGCTCGGTTATTACGGGGTGGATAACGGCTTTTATGTTGTGTGGCCGTTTCTTGGTCCCTCTTCTCTACGTGATACCGTTGGTTTTGTGGGGGATATCTTCCTTGAACCACTGGATTACATATTTAAGATTGAAACAACAGCGAGTATCAGGGCTTATGTCCTTGTAAACGATGTATCATTACATCTCGGTGAGTATGAGGATCTAAAGGAGTCCTCAATTGATCCCTATGTTGCAGTGCAGGATGCATACATTCAGCACAGAAGGGATCAGATAAGGAAATAA
- the mlaD_1 gene encoding putative phospholipid ABC transporter-binding protein MlaD: MKKRFNIEVMVGFFVLIGILSLAYLSIRLGRLEVIGSKGYVVYAAFDRAGGIKPGSVVEIAGVEVGKVKSVVLDKDYQALVGIQLHRDVKIQEDAIASIKTKGLIGEKYIQITPGGSEKLIAKGGKIRDTESAIDIEDLISSYVFGKVQ; the protein is encoded by the coding sequence ATGAAGAAGAGGTTTAATATTGAAGTAATGGTAGGTTTTTTCGTGCTCATCGGCATTTTATCGCTTGCATATCTGTCTATCAGGCTTGGGAGGCTTGAGGTTATAGGGAGTAAGGGGTACGTTGTTTATGCTGCATTTGACCGCGCGGGTGGGATAAAACCGGGTTCTGTGGTGGAGATTGCCGGGGTTGAGGTTGGTAAGGTAAAAAGCGTGGTCCTTGACAAGGATTATCAGGCACTGGTAGGAATCCAACTGCATAGAGATGTGAAGATACAGGAAGATGCCATTGCATCAATCAAAACTAAGGGGTTAATTGGAGAAAAGTATATACAGATTACTCCTGGAGGGTCTGAAAAACTTATTGCCAAGGGGGGGAAAATAAGGGATACGGAATCTGCTATTGATATTGAGGACTTGATATCCAGCTATGTCTTCGGTAAGGTGCAGTAA
- the mlaF_1 gene encoding putative phospholipid import ATP-binding protein MlaF — protein sequence MIRIFDVKKSFNGQEVLKGVTLTVNSGELLAIIGRSGVGKSVLLKLLIGLHPLDEGRILVEGEDISKTCKGDVCTLREKFGVLFQGGALFDSLTVYENVAFPLQEKTKLNREDIHKRVIHSLEDVGLKDIGYKYPAELSGGMKKRVALARALISEPSIVLFDEPTTGLDPIILHSIHNLIKRTHQKYGFTGVIISHEIPEIFDVADRVAMLHDGIIVETGTPEEIMRSTNPVLRQFITGSLEGPIEVLT from the coding sequence ATGATCAGGATATTTGATGTCAAGAAGTCCTTCAACGGTCAGGAAGTCCTGAAAGGGGTTACACTGACGGTCAACAGTGGTGAACTCCTTGCCATTATAGGAAGGAGCGGCGTAGGAAAGAGTGTTCTTTTGAAGCTCCTCATCGGCCTTCACCCCCTGGATGAAGGCCGGATCCTGGTTGAAGGTGAGGATATTTCGAAAACCTGCAAGGGCGATGTCTGCACGCTGAGGGAGAAGTTTGGAGTTCTCTTTCAGGGTGGAGCCCTCTTTGATTCACTCACGGTATATGAAAATGTGGCCTTTCCCCTGCAGGAGAAGACAAAGCTAAATAGAGAGGATATCCATAAGAGAGTTATCCACTCGCTGGAGGATGTAGGGCTTAAGGATATTGGATACAAATATCCGGCGGAATTGAGCGGAGGTATGAAAAAAAGGGTAGCCCTTGCAAGGGCATTGATTAGCGAACCATCCATCGTGCTCTTTGACGAACCAACGACGGGTTTGGATCCTATTATTTTGCATTCCATTCATAACCTTATCAAGAGGACGCATCAAAAATACGGCTTTACGGGTGTTATAATAAGTCATGAGATTCCCGAGATATTCGATGTTGCCGACAGGGTTGCCATGCTGCATGATGGGATAATTGTTGAGACAGGGACACCTGAAGAGATTATGCGGTCAACTAATCCGGTTCTAAGGCAGTTCATTACAGGGAGTCTTGAAGGACCAATCGAGGTGTTAACGTAG
- the mlaE_1 gene encoding putative phospholipid ABC transporter permease protein MlaE: MTERNMMSNLTVEWFLSLLQAVGAWTLGNLRTLGDMFLFLIKSLYSIFIPPFKFRIFIRQMLFFGNKSLVIVLLTGMFAGMVLSLQGFYTLRKFGSDALLGPAVALSLIRELGPVLTALMVTGRAGSALTAEIGIMKITEQIDALLSMALSPMRYLVVPNIVAAIISVPLLTAIFDVVGIYGGWVVAVKLLGLGSGTYFSQMENFVDMEDIWMGLVKSFSFGLIISWISCYKGYTTGYGAKGVSKSTTEAVVLSSVIVLVWDYFIASVWL; encoded by the coding sequence ATGACAGAAAGGAATATGATGAGTAACCTTACAGTAGAGTGGTTTCTGTCCCTGCTCCAGGCCGTTGGCGCATGGACTCTCGGGAATCTCAGGACACTTGGAGACATGTTCCTCTTCCTTATAAAATCCTTGTATTCCATATTTATTCCGCCTTTTAAGTTCAGAATATTTATCAGACAGATGCTGTTCTTTGGTAACAAGTCTCTGGTGATTGTGTTGTTAACAGGCATGTTTGCAGGTATGGTGCTTTCCCTCCAGGGGTTTTATACTCTGAGGAAGTTCGGTTCCGATGCACTCCTCGGTCCTGCCGTGGCGTTAAGTCTCATAAGGGAACTGGGGCCTGTTTTAACAGCCCTTATGGTAACGGGCCGTGCCGGCTCCGCCTTGACAGCGGAGATCGGGATAATGAAAATAACCGAACAGATTGATGCACTTTTATCCATGGCGTTGAGTCCTATGCGATATTTGGTAGTTCCCAATATAGTTGCGGCCATCATATCCGTTCCCCTGTTGACAGCCATCTTTGATGTTGTCGGTATTTATGGTGGGTGGGTAGTGGCTGTAAAACTGCTCGGGCTCGGTTCCGGGACCTATTTTTCACAGATGGAGAACTTCGTCGATATGGAAGACATCTGGATGGGGCTTGTGAAATCCTTCAGCTTCGGTCTTATTATCTCCTGGATTAGCTGTTACAAGGGGTATACCACCGGATACGGAGCAAAGGGCGTAAGCAAGTCAACCACAGAGGCAGTGGTCCTGTCATCCGTGATAGTTCTTGTATGGGATTATTTTATTGCTTCAGTGTGGCTTTAG
- the gpgP gene encoding glucosyl-3-phosphoglycerate/mannosyl-3-phosphoglycerate phosphatase, with amino-acid sequence MRIIVFTDLDGTLLRYPDYSFEEALPALKKLRGKGLPLIICSSKTRREIEYYREKLKNNHPFISENGGGVFIPEGYFSGETMDGIEGETADGYILLRLGARYEDLRRCVGELREEGYKLQGFGDMSPEDIMELTGLPEEQAVMSKMRDFDEPFLCTDKAEKISLLFKRIKEKGYRYTKGRYFHIMGNSDKGRAVSFLVKLYRREFGDVVTVALGDSLNDLPMLKGVDYPVLVQKQDGCYEDNIVADNLICAEGVGPAGWNRAVLTLIERI; translated from the coding sequence ATGAGGATAATAGTCTTTACAGATCTTGATGGTACACTGCTGAGGTACCCGGATTATTCTTTTGAGGAGGCGCTTCCGGCCCTGAAGAAACTTCGGGGGAAAGGGCTTCCTTTAATCATCTGCTCCAGCAAAACGAGGAGGGAGATTGAATATTACCGGGAGAAACTTAAAAACAATCATCCTTTTATCTCAGAAAACGGAGGAGGGGTTTTTATTCCTGAAGGATACTTCAGCGGAGAAACCATGGATGGTATAGAAGGCGAAACAGCGGACGGTTACATTTTATTGAGGCTCGGGGCTCGTTACGAAGACCTGAGGAGGTGTGTCGGGGAACTACGTGAAGAGGGTTATAAGTTGCAGGGTTTTGGTGATATGTCCCCGGAGGATATAATGGAGTTGACAGGGCTCCCTGAAGAGCAGGCCGTAATGTCAAAAATGCGGGACTTTGATGAACCCTTTCTCTGTACTGATAAAGCAGAGAAGATTAGTTTATTATTTAAGAGGATAAAAGAAAAGGGGTATCGGTATACAAAGGGGAGGTATTTTCATATAATGGGGAACAGTGATAAGGGGAGGGCGGTTTCATTTCTGGTGAAACTGTACCGAAGAGAGTTTGGAGATGTTGTCACAGTTGCTCTTGGAGACAGTCTCAACGATCTGCCTATGTTGAAGGGAGTGGATTACCCGGTGCTTGTGCAGAAGCAGGATGGTTGTTATGAGGATAATATAGTGGCAGACAACCTGATTTGTGCTGAAGGCGTTGGCCCTGCGGGTTGGAACAGGGCCGTCCTGACCCTGATAGAGCGGATATGA
- the ttuD gene encoding putative hydroxypyruvate reductase — MNTERKILEQIFYRALEAVDPGQLVREYSKEIRAIYQEGKYVRLNVVGFGKAAYGMAKAVEDELGDLIASGTVITKYGHSPEGDGLRKIKLYEAAHPVPDQRGFSATEEIIKDVEKTGKETLTLCLTSGGGSSLFVSCYDGITLDEKCRVTAQLLKAGADINELNTIRKHISRVKGGRFAELVYPSSIINLIVSDVIGDRLDVIASGPTAPDPTTFGEAVSVLEKYGIAELVPSRVMEVLTKGRSGTYPETPKAGNPIFKDVHNTIVGSNKKALEAAVKAANSFGFETQIISCELDGEAGDVGTRLAGEAIDKKVKGTGNRRPLCLISGGETTVTVRGRGKGGRNTELALAFALQIKGIEGIILLSAGTDGTDGPTDAAGAVVNGDSFKRGLSAGLDPLKYLENNDSYTFFKKTGDIFITGPTGTNVMDIQIMVVE; from the coding sequence ATGAATACAGAACGAAAAATACTCGAGCAAATTTTCTACCGTGCACTTGAGGCTGTTGATCCCGGTCAACTCGTCAGAGAATACAGTAAAGAGATCCGGGCCATCTATCAAGAGGGCAAGTACGTGAGATTAAATGTTGTCGGGTTTGGCAAGGCTGCCTACGGGATGGCAAAGGCCGTAGAGGATGAACTCGGGGACCTGATCGCCTCGGGGACGGTTATTACGAAATATGGCCATTCCCCGGAAGGGGACGGCCTGAGAAAGATCAAGCTTTATGAAGCAGCTCATCCCGTTCCTGATCAGAGAGGTTTTTCAGCAACTGAAGAAATCATTAAGGATGTTGAAAAAACAGGCAAAGAGACGCTTACCCTTTGTCTTACATCGGGAGGCGGGTCTTCTCTGTTTGTATCCTGTTATGACGGCATTACATTAGATGAAAAATGCAGGGTCACCGCCCAGCTCCTGAAGGCGGGGGCTGATATAAATGAACTGAACACCATACGCAAGCACATCTCTCGTGTTAAGGGAGGGAGGTTTGCCGAGTTGGTTTATCCTTCAAGCATAATCAATCTTATTGTCTCAGATGTCATTGGTGACAGGCTTGATGTAATAGCATCGGGACCGACTGCTCCGGATCCTACCACGTTTGGCGAGGCTGTGTCTGTCCTTGAAAAATACGGTATTGCTGAACTGGTTCCCTCAAGGGTGATGGAGGTGCTTACGAAAGGGAGAAGTGGAACATATCCTGAAACTCCCAAAGCCGGGAACCCCATATTTAAGGACGTGCACAACACTATAGTAGGAAGCAATAAAAAGGCTTTGGAAGCAGCCGTAAAGGCTGCGAATTCTTTCGGTTTTGAGACGCAAATCATATCCTGTGAACTCGATGGTGAAGCCGGGGATGTTGGAACGCGCCTTGCCGGAGAGGCGATAGATAAAAAAGTAAAGGGTACCGGTAACAGGCGGCCCCTCTGTCTAATCTCCGGTGGAGAGACGACTGTAACGGTTAGGGGCCGTGGCAAGGGAGGAAGAAATACCGAACTGGCGCTTGCATTTGCATTGCAGATAAAGGGGATTGAAGGAATTATTTTGCTCTCGGCAGGAACCGATGGCACGGACGGCCCAACCGATGCAGCCGGTGCCGTGGTAAACGGCGACTCTTTTAAAAGGGGACTTTCTGCCGGTCTTGATCCCCTGAAATACCTTGAAAACAATGATTCATACACTTTTTTTAAAAAAACGGGTGATATCTTTATAACAGGGCCTACGGGTACGAATGTGATGGATATTCAGATCATGGTGGTTGAATGA
- the panD gene encoding aspartate 1-decarboxylase precursor: MVMTYIKILKSKLHMGRVTEANVDYEGSCTIDEELMELADLVPFELILISNYNNGERFETYVIPGERGSGKICLNGAAAHKGSEGDRVFIFSWRYIPEGESEGYKPKIIMLSEDNRPKN; this comes from the coding sequence ATGGTCATGACTTACATAAAGATCCTGAAATCAAAACTGCATATGGGCCGGGTAACAGAGGCAAACGTGGATTATGAAGGGAGTTGCACAATCGACGAGGAGCTTATGGAACTTGCAGATCTTGTACCTTTTGAATTAATACTAATAAGCAACTACAACAATGGCGAGAGGTTCGAGACCTACGTAATCCCGGGAGAAAGGGGCTCCGGGAAGATCTGCCTCAATGGTGCAGCAGCGCATAAAGGGTCAGAGGGTGACAGGGTATTCATATTTTCCTGGCGATATATCCCGGAAGGGGAGTCAGAGGGATACAAACCAAAAATAATCATGCTGTCCGAAGACAACAGACCCAAAAACTGA